The stretch of DNA CAAGTCGTTTGACGGCGCCGGTCCGGGGGTGGCACGTGGCCGCACCATCTACCGGGAAGCCGTTGATTTCGCCCATCTGCGGCACGCACGGTACCAATACTCTCCCTACCTGTTCGAAGCCCTGATGCAGTCGGCTTACTTCTCCATCGTCGCCATGGACCCGTCGGAACAACGATCCATGCTTCCCATTGAGATCGGGGAGATGAGGTTTTTGCGACCATGCCGGGTGGGGGAACAGATAACCGTGGAGGCCCGCTTGCGGGCGCAGGACGAGACCGGCCAGACCTGGGACGCCAGTGGGCTTGACGCTCAAGGCCGCCC from Desulfobaccales bacterium encodes:
- a CDS encoding polyketide synthase dehydratase domain-containing protein, whose protein sequence is KSFDGAGPGVARGRTIYREAVDFAHLRHARYQYSPYLFEALMQSAYFSIVAMDPSEQRSMLPIEIGEMRFLRPCRVGEQITVEARLRAQDETGQTWDASGLDAQGRPLMQVWGMRMHWVSD